A window of the Halobacterium hubeiense genome harbors these coding sequences:
- the gatB gene encoding Asp-tRNA(Asn)/Glu-tRNA(Gln) amidotransferase subunit GatB — MSTQAATEDLAAVIGLEVHVQLETDTKIFCGCSTDTGDAEPNTHTCPVCLGLPGALPVLNEGAVEAAVKLGKAIDADIPERTRFHRKNYFYPDLPKGFQITQYDAPICQDGELAVAVEDERREIGIERAHLEEDPGSLQHVGGSIDTADYTLVDYNRAGTPLMEIVTEPDFRSADETRAFLAKLTDVLEYLGIFDAERDGSLRVDANISMVEAAELEGGISDEALEAANRTEVKNISSHRAAEKALSYEITRQRNQIQRGREVEQETRHWDESRGITVSMRSKEEEKDYRYFREADIPPLEVSDWKEEIPIPELPDARRERFREEYDLGAETASKLTSRKAVADLFEELAEEYDPGLAATWVADNVLGELNYRGLEVGDITDRIDEFARLVELVAEDEITAKNAEEVVLREMLDEGREPDEIVEAEDLGKTTGGEVEAAVAEAIEENPDAVEDYHAGEGGALNFLVGQVMGKTGGSADPGQVNELLREQLE, encoded by the coding sequence ATGAGTACGCAGGCCGCCACGGAGGACCTCGCCGCGGTCATCGGGCTGGAGGTCCACGTGCAACTGGAAACGGACACCAAGATCTTCTGTGGGTGTTCGACCGACACCGGCGACGCGGAGCCGAACACGCACACGTGTCCGGTGTGTCTCGGGCTGCCGGGTGCGCTCCCCGTGCTGAACGAGGGCGCCGTCGAGGCCGCCGTGAAACTCGGGAAGGCAATCGACGCTGACATCCCCGAGCGAACCCGCTTCCACCGGAAGAACTACTTCTACCCCGACCTGCCGAAGGGGTTCCAGATTACGCAGTACGACGCCCCCATCTGCCAGGACGGCGAGCTCGCGGTGGCCGTCGAGGACGAGCGCCGCGAAATCGGCATCGAGCGCGCGCACTTAGAGGAGGACCCGGGGAGCCTCCAGCACGTCGGCGGCAGCATCGACACCGCCGACTACACGCTCGTGGACTACAACCGCGCGGGCACGCCGCTGATGGAGATCGTCACGGAGCCGGACTTCCGGAGCGCCGACGAGACGCGCGCGTTCCTCGCGAAGCTCACCGACGTCCTCGAATATCTGGGTATCTTCGACGCGGAGCGGGACGGCAGCCTGCGCGTGGACGCCAACATCTCGATGGTCGAGGCCGCCGAACTGGAGGGCGGCATCAGCGACGAGGCGCTGGAAGCCGCGAACCGTACCGAGGTGAAGAACATCTCCAGCCACCGCGCCGCCGAGAAGGCGCTCTCCTACGAGATTACGCGCCAGCGCAACCAGATTCAGCGCGGCCGCGAGGTCGAACAGGAGACCCGCCACTGGGACGAGTCCCGGGGCATCACGGTGTCGATGCGCTCGAAGGAGGAGGAGAAGGACTACCGCTACTTCCGGGAGGCGGACATCCCGCCGCTGGAGGTCTCGGACTGGAAGGAGGAGATTCCGATTCCGGAGCTGCCGGACGCGCGCCGCGAGCGGTTCCGCGAGGAGTACGACCTCGGCGCCGAGACCGCCTCCAAGCTCACGTCCCGGAAGGCCGTCGCGGACCTCTTCGAGGAGCTCGCGGAGGAGTACGACCCCGGGCTGGCGGCGACGTGGGTGGCGGACAACGTGCTCGGCGAACTCAACTACCGCGGGCTCGAGGTCGGGGACATCACCGACCGCATCGACGAGTTCGCGCGCCTCGTGGAGCTCGTCGCCGAGGACGAGATCACGGCGAAGAACGCCGAGGAGGTCGTGCTCCGGGAGATGCTCGACGAGGGCCGCGAGCCCGACGAAATCGTCGAGGCGGAGGACCTCGGGAAGACCACGGGCGGCGAGGTCGAGGCCGCGGTCGCGGAGGCCATCGAGGAGAACCCCGACGCCGTCGAAGACTACCACGCCGGCGAGGGCGGCGCGCTGAACTTCCTCGTCGGGCAGGTGATGGGGAAGACCGGCGGGAGCGCCGACCCCGGGCAGGTGAACGAACTGCTGCGCGAGCAACTGGAGTAG